A window of Cohnella herbarum contains these coding sequences:
- a CDS encoding Dabb family protein has protein sequence MIRHLIVFNIRTGATQEECMRVIQRGREQLLTIPGVIHFSFAISVNLDARYRYSLAIDFTDESVIESYKHHPVHVAYADDYFRPLATDRLTIDYRLID, from the coding sequence ATGATTAGACATCTAATCGTGTTTAACATACGAACAGGCGCCACGCAAGAAGAATGCATGCGAGTTATTCAACGAGGCCGGGAGCAACTGCTGACCATACCCGGCGTTATCCATTTTTCCTTCGCTATCTCGGTTAACTTAGACGCGAGGTATAGATATAGCCTGGCTATTGATTTTACGGATGAAAGCGTTATCGAGAGTTACAAGCATCACCCGGTACATGTCGCTTACGCGGATGATTACTTCCGCCCACTTGCTACGGATAGATTAACGATCGACTACAGACTTATAGACTGA
- a CDS encoding Gfo/Idh/MocA family protein — protein sequence MSKVRAAVVGCGNVATCYIPNMKKSPYVEVVAVCDNQIERAKSLAEKYEIDRYYGDYEELLRDVEFDLLVNLTSMPFHEPYSRLALEAGKHVWVEKPISTEIKSAHELVAFAKQRGLGLWAAPNSPASPAFRYMSEKIASGAIGKPFTAHGIYGTTGPSWGQWFYKKGGGSLFDLGVYNVTTLTGLLGPAKSVVAMSGIAIPERTIEGETVKVEADDNIALVMNHGNAVFSVVQSGFVYGAQSEDWTIQIIGTGGAMVMEGFDWDPRGVRVCNGATGIWTTECRDQGDYAWDGGASYIAECLATGKKPLMTGEHAVHVMEIMDAAHEAAETGRRVEIESSFAPLAGQ from the coding sequence ATGAGCAAAGTGCGCGCAGCTGTCGTCGGATGCGGGAATGTGGCAACTTGTTATATTCCGAACATGAAAAAAAGCCCTTACGTCGAAGTGGTCGCCGTCTGCGACAATCAAATCGAACGGGCGAAGTCGTTGGCCGAAAAGTATGAAATCGATCGTTACTACGGTGATTACGAAGAATTGCTAAGAGATGTCGAGTTCGATCTTCTCGTCAATTTGACCTCAATGCCTTTTCACGAACCCTATAGTCGGCTTGCTTTGGAGGCGGGAAAACACGTATGGGTCGAAAAACCGATCTCAACCGAGATTAAATCCGCACATGAATTGGTTGCTTTTGCCAAGCAGCGCGGTCTAGGTTTATGGGCTGCTCCGAATTCACCCGCTTCCCCGGCATTCCGCTATATGTCCGAGAAGATTGCATCCGGGGCGATCGGCAAACCGTTTACCGCCCATGGAATCTATGGAACGACCGGCCCTTCTTGGGGACAGTGGTTTTACAAGAAAGGCGGAGGTTCCCTGTTCGACCTAGGAGTATACAACGTCACGACGCTTACGGGATTGTTGGGCCCGGCCAAATCCGTCGTGGCCATGTCCGGCATCGCGATACCGGAACGCACGATTGAAGGCGAGACGGTGAAGGTCGAAGCGGACGACAATATCGCGCTCGTAATGAATCATGGCAATGCCGTTTTTTCCGTTGTGCAAAGCGGATTCGTCTACGGAGCCCAATCGGAGGATTGGACGATTCAAATTATCGGAACCGGCGGAGCAATGGTGATGGAAGGCTTCGATTGGGATCCGCGCGGAGTCCGCGTATGCAACGGAGCGACCGGAATATGGACGACGGAATGTCGGGATCAAGGGGATTACGCATGGGATGGCGGGGCGAGCTATATAGCGGAATGTCTTGCCACGGGCAAGAAACCCTTGATGACCGGAGAGCATGCCGTTCATGTTATGGAGATCATGGACGCGGCGCATGAAGCCGCGGAAACCGGACGGCGCGTAGAGATCGAATCCTCCTTCGCTCCGCTTGCCGGACAATAA
- a CDS encoding alpha/beta hydrolase family protein, with protein sequence MPARIVKELACQAGDDTIRCRFHAPVRGDKSSPVPGILVIPGFADTAVGPHNMHVQLADRLARAGYAVVRFDYRGLGESDGDFAKFTLSRGLEDAASVLELLCRQDEVDPGKIGIVGFSLGGTFAAEIAATNSGVRAVSLLAPVAYPSKVFPAFFQSRHWDQLERTGWMDWLGWSVGRPFIESLREMDPLAAMERVASAVLAIHGTNDIEVPIENAYAYAAMGAELYLVDGADHPFSGMRYKEALFTKIGEWLHKHLEIDSAEKGCN encoded by the coding sequence TTGCCGGCGAGAATAGTAAAAGAACTGGCGTGCCAAGCCGGAGATGATACGATTCGTTGCCGCTTCCATGCTCCCGTACGCGGCGACAAATCAAGTCCCGTTCCAGGGATTCTCGTCATTCCCGGGTTCGCGGATACGGCGGTCGGACCGCACAATATGCACGTTCAGTTGGCGGATCGTCTCGCCCGCGCAGGTTATGCGGTTGTTCGTTTCGATTACCGGGGGCTTGGGGAAAGCGACGGAGACTTCGCTAAGTTTACTCTTAGCCGCGGATTAGAGGATGCAGCATCCGTTCTCGAGCTTCTCTGTCGGCAAGACGAAGTAGATCCCGGCAAGATCGGCATCGTCGGCTTTAGCTTGGGCGGGACGTTCGCAGCCGAGATCGCCGCTACGAATTCCGGAGTTCGGGCGGTGTCTCTCCTTGCTCCGGTTGCGTATCCAAGCAAAGTGTTTCCCGCCTTTTTCCAGTCGCGGCATTGGGATCAATTGGAGCGAACCGGCTGGATGGACTGGCTCGGCTGGTCCGTAGGACGACCCTTCATCGAAAGCTTGCGCGAGATGGATCCTCTCGCAGCAATGGAGCGAGTCGCTAGCGCCGTGCTTGCGATACATGGAACGAACGATATCGAGGTTCCGATTGAGAACGCTTACGCCTATGCTGCCATGGGTGCCGAGCTATATCTCGTAGACGGCGCGGACCATCCATTTTCCGGGATGAGGTATAAAGAAGCTCTTTTCACGAAAATAGGCGAGTGGCTCCACAAGCATTTGGAAATAGATTCGGCCGAGAAAGGCTGCAACTAA
- a CDS encoding 6-phosphogluconolactonase, with protein MKMIIVNNYEEMSEAATELVADAITANPSLKLGLTTGNTPVGLYSRLCERYRAGNLLLNEVRVISTEEYLGVPPEDQRSLFSWLNRVFIHPCGIAPDRIIRMRGEDMEPQLVCEQFDEEIRNAGGIDLIVEGIGRNGHIGFNEPGSLPAARSRIVALTNETLDHNYQYWHHSVPQYGMTIGLATILAAKHIVLMASGASKAESLLQALTGPVTADVPASYLQNVPNVTVVADKEAAKLIVERQGAFLEGKVQIACRYS; from the coding sequence ATGAAAATGATCATTGTCAATAACTACGAGGAGATGAGTGAGGCCGCCACGGAGCTTGTCGCCGACGCGATAACGGCGAATCCATCGCTGAAGCTCGGATTAACTACCGGTAATACTCCGGTCGGACTTTATAGCCGTTTATGCGAACGATACCGTGCAGGAAACCTTCTATTGAATGAAGTCCGCGTGATCTCGACGGAAGAGTACTTAGGCGTACCTCCGGAAGATCAGCGCAGTCTCTTTTCTTGGCTGAACCGAGTATTCATACATCCATGCGGAATCGCTCCCGACCGGATTATTCGCATGCGGGGAGAAGATATGGAGCCTCAGCTCGTTTGCGAGCAGTTTGATGAAGAGATACGGAATGCCGGCGGGATCGACCTGATCGTCGAAGGAATCGGCCGCAATGGCCACATCGGGTTTAATGAGCCCGGATCGTTGCCCGCCGCCCGGTCGCGTATCGTAGCACTGACTAACGAGACACTGGACCACAATTATCAATATTGGCATCATTCGGTTCCGCAATACGGAATGACGATCGGCCTGGCGACGATATTGGCGGCGAAGCATATTGTGCTGATGGCGTCCGGAGCATCGAAGGCGGAGTCGCTGCTCCAGGCATTGACGGGACCGGTAACGGCCGACGTTCCTGCCTCTTACTTGCAGAACGTCCCGAATGTAACGGTTGTAGCGGACAAAGAAGCCGCGAAATTGATCGTTGAACGTCAAGGAGCTTTTCTCGAAGGGAAGGTACAAATCGCATGTCGATATTCTTAG
- a CDS encoding class II fructose-bisphosphate aldolase, whose amino-acid sequence MALVNMNDMLLRARQENYAVGAFDLINLEFAEAIIAGAVQRRAPVILSTAAVHFDYVNMKSLAPSLVRLAEEAPIPVALHLDHGTDLEMAIQAIRLGYTGIQIDTAHLPFEDNIRQTREVVKVAHAVGVSVEGELGYVSGHEGDHSSRVVGEEPIYTDAEQAAAFATATGVDCLAVSVGTVHGLMKGEPRIDFERLRSIRDRISVPLVIHGGSGLTANTYGQLVSNGMCKINFYAELSKAAVDSIRNRLSLHSGTNSITQALADMRSAVQQSVERKIEIWGCGGKA is encoded by the coding sequence ATGGCTCTCGTAAACATGAATGACATGCTGCTTCGGGCACGGCAAGAGAACTATGCGGTAGGCGCGTTCGACTTGATTAATCTGGAGTTCGCCGAAGCGATAATCGCTGGAGCCGTACAACGGCGAGCTCCGGTCATATTAAGCACTGCCGCCGTTCACTTTGATTATGTGAACATGAAATCGCTTGCACCTAGCCTAGTCAGATTAGCGGAGGAAGCTCCGATTCCCGTCGCGCTTCATCTGGATCATGGAACGGATCTCGAGATGGCGATCCAAGCCATTCGCCTTGGATACACGGGGATTCAGATCGATACCGCCCACCTTCCGTTCGAGGACAATATTCGCCAAACGCGGGAGGTCGTGAAAGTCGCGCATGCCGTCGGGGTGTCCGTGGAAGGAGAGCTTGGCTACGTTTCCGGACATGAAGGAGACCATAGCTCCAGGGTAGTTGGCGAAGAGCCGATCTACACGGACGCCGAGCAAGCTGCCGCCTTCGCGACGGCGACCGGGGTCGATTGTCTTGCCGTATCCGTAGGGACGGTGCATGGATTGATGAAGGGGGAGCCGAGAATCGATTTCGAGCGATTGCGGTCCATCCGCGATAGGATTTCCGTACCGCTTGTCATTCATGGCGGTTCGGGGCTAACGGCAAACACGTACGGGCAATTGGTCAGCAACGGGATGTGCAAAATCAATTTCTACGCCGAGCTTTCCAAGGCGGCCGTGGATTCCATACGCAATCGACTCAGTTTGCATTCCGGGACGAACAGCATAACCCAAGCGTTAGCGGACATGCGTTCCGCCGTGCAACAGTCGGTTGAACGCAAAATCGAAATTTGGGGCTGCGGCGGGAAGGCGTGA
- a CDS encoding virulence factor produces MKLLSIEPTPSPNTMKLNVDVRLDPGVQLNYGKDSKTPATPLIAKLLAVPGVKAIFHTSDFLALDRKGNADWAAILDGVKQVFGVADNGSLTLSAADTEGFGEAHVRVQMFRGIPMQLRVRSGGQEYRAAMPERFSQAVSEAAGSTMIRERMLEDLGVRYGEPQEVLDEVQRELEAAYSAARLRDLVEQAKAAGPEAAPPVPPAPLTGEQVLQALDSQDWRERYAALERLKPTPEEISVVARALRDSQMSVRRLAVVYLGDLRTPESFPLLFEALKDSSGAVRRTAGDTLSDIGDPIAIGPMIEALEDSNKLVRWRAARFLYEAGDDTALEALRRTTASESEFEVKLQAEMAVARIENGEEAAGSVWQQMTRMREQEREGN; encoded by the coding sequence ATGAAATTATTATCCATCGAGCCTACCCCAAGTCCAAATACGATGAAGCTGAACGTGGACGTCAGGCTCGATCCAGGCGTTCAGTTGAATTACGGCAAAGACTCCAAGACGCCCGCAACGCCTCTGATCGCGAAGCTGTTAGCAGTTCCCGGCGTGAAGGCGATCTTCCATACTTCCGATTTCTTGGCGCTGGATCGCAAGGGCAATGCGGATTGGGCAGCGATATTGGATGGCGTGAAACAAGTATTCGGTGTCGCGGATAACGGATCGCTGACCTTGTCCGCGGCGGATACGGAAGGATTCGGAGAGGCGCATGTCCGCGTCCAAATGTTCCGCGGCATTCCGATGCAGCTCCGGGTGCGCAGCGGCGGTCAAGAATATCGGGCGGCGATGCCCGAACGATTTTCTCAAGCCGTAAGCGAGGCGGCGGGATCCACGATGATTCGCGAACGCATGTTGGAAGATCTCGGCGTACGCTATGGCGAACCGCAAGAGGTGTTGGACGAAGTTCAACGCGAGCTTGAGGCGGCGTATTCCGCGGCGAGGCTGCGCGACTTGGTCGAGCAAGCGAAAGCCGCAGGGCCGGAAGCGGCGCCTCCGGTTCCGCCTGCTCCGCTAACCGGTGAACAGGTGCTGCAAGCGCTGGACTCTCAAGATTGGCGCGAGCGTTACGCGGCGTTGGAGCGGTTGAAGCCGACGCCGGAAGAGATTTCCGTCGTCGCTCGCGCGCTCAGGGACAGCCAGATGTCGGTACGAAGACTGGCGGTCGTTTACTTGGGAGACCTACGTACGCCGGAGTCGTTCCCGCTCTTGTTCGAAGCGCTTAAGGATTCATCGGGAGCCGTTCGCCGAACCGCAGGCGATACTTTATCCGATATCGGCGATCCGATCGCGATCGGACCGATGATCGAAGCGTTGGAGGATTCCAACAAGCTCGTCCGTTGGCGCGCCGCGCGGTTCCTCTACGAGGCCGGCGACGATACCGCATTGGAAGCGCTGCGCCGGACGACGGCTAGCGAAAGCGAGTTCGAGGTAAAGCTGCAAGCGGAAATGGCGGTCGCCCGCATTGAGAACGGCGAAGAAGCCGCGGGTTCCGTATGGCAGCAGATGACGCGAATGAGGGAGCAGGAACGCGAAGGCAACTAA
- a CDS encoding GntR family transcriptional regulator encodes MEKLQTDSKIPLYVQIKEIIAEDIRTGKLQPGQPIPPESMLSEQYAVSRATVRQAVTDLVHQGLLVRQQGRGTFVNRPRIETKLRNLYSFSQDMIERGSNPESRVIEFEIVLPKPAVKEKLNLADGELVIKLVRLRLVDDELIMLETTFVPYNLFSRLTQEEVQNHKSLYSLFEEKYEIKMDHVVDYFEPILVDDFHSKMLEVPVGAPALYIERIGYMDKDVRVELSQSVVRGDRCRYFVELFRV; translated from the coding sequence ATGGAGAAGCTTCAAACGGATAGCAAAATCCCACTTTACGTGCAAATAAAAGAAATAATAGCAGAAGACATCCGTACAGGCAAATTGCAGCCGGGGCAGCCGATCCCCCCGGAATCGATGCTTTCCGAGCAGTATGCGGTCAGTAGGGCAACGGTCCGTCAGGCGGTTACGGATTTGGTGCATCAAGGACTGTTGGTCAGACAGCAGGGACGAGGAACTTTCGTAAATAGACCGAGAATCGAGACGAAGCTGCGTAACCTGTACAGCTTCTCTCAGGACATGATCGAACGGGGGTCGAATCCGGAATCGCGCGTCATCGAGTTCGAGATCGTGCTTCCGAAGCCTGCGGTTAAGGAAAAGCTCAATCTTGCGGATGGCGAGTTGGTCATCAAGCTTGTCCGTCTAAGGTTAGTGGACGATGAGTTGATCATGCTCGAAACGACCTTCGTTCCGTATAACCTCTTCAGCCGTCTGACGCAGGAGGAAGTACAGAACCACAAGTCTTTGTACTCCTTGTTCGAGGAAAAGTACGAGATTAAGATGGACCACGTCGTCGACTATTTCGAGCCTATCCTCGTGGACGACTTTCATTCGAAAATGCTGGAGGTCCCCGTCGGAGCCCCGGCTTTATATATTGAAAGGATCGGCTACATGGACAAGGATGTCCGCGTGGAGCTGTCTCAGTCGGTCGTTCGCGGCGATCGATGCAGATATTTCGTCGAATTGTTTCGAGTCTAA
- a CDS encoding xylulokinase, which produces MSIFLGVDIGTSGIRAVAFTERGETLEEGRTELNTAYPGTGYVEQNPEDWRRALFASLQTLTAKLGGRANEVQGIGLTGQCPTFTLQYPDGKMWHTALLYQDNRAITQSERLIEKFGRAELHRRTGEAPSPFYIVPKLMWLQEHRPDCLVDGAVVVQPRDAVGWFLTGTMATDPTHAACTLAYDIETGDWMRDWLERLGLDRLSWPRIIPSNGMLGKLSAEASKLSGLPEGIPVAMGAADSLCAVYAIQKDEPVVLYDVSGTSTCLHLAVDRPVESYAVNTYPYLEQGKWLAEVGLNTTGIALSWLAKLFGKTLAELMNEADKIEPGANGLLFLPHLGGGERDVPTRPGGFIGLHLGHTQGDMARAVLEGVALALRQRIELLERSGSAVREVVVCGGGARSGLWNQIKADVFGLPVSAVDPPDTTVLGAAMTAMRMLNLEPKAASSDLISYFPDLRNKERYEGIYMRFDRIEEQLK; this is translated from the coding sequence ATGTCGATATTCTTAGGAGTGGATATCGGAACCTCGGGCATTAGAGCTGTCGCTTTTACCGAACGGGGAGAGACGTTAGAAGAAGGCAGGACGGAGCTGAACACCGCATATCCGGGCACCGGTTATGTCGAGCAAAATCCGGAAGATTGGCGGAGGGCGTTATTCGCGTCACTGCAAACGCTAACCGCTAAGTTGGGCGGACGAGCGAATGAAGTGCAGGGGATCGGTTTAACGGGACAATGCCCAACGTTTACGCTGCAATATCCCGACGGTAAAATGTGGCATACCGCGCTTTTGTATCAGGATAATCGCGCGATTACCCAGAGCGAACGGCTGATCGAGAAGTTTGGCCGAGCGGAGCTGCATCGCAGAACGGGGGAGGCTCCGAGTCCGTTTTATATCGTTCCGAAGCTGATGTGGCTGCAAGAGCATCGGCCGGATTGCTTAGTCGACGGGGCTGTCGTTGTTCAGCCGCGAGATGCCGTCGGTTGGTTTCTGACCGGCACGATGGCAACCGATCCAACTCACGCCGCCTGCACGTTGGCTTACGATATCGAAACGGGGGACTGGATGCGGGATTGGCTTGAACGGTTAGGCTTAGATAGGCTAAGTTGGCCTCGGATTATCCCGTCGAACGGCATGCTCGGCAAGCTTAGCGCGGAAGCGTCGAAACTGTCCGGGTTACCTGAGGGAATTCCCGTTGCCATGGGGGCGGCGGACAGCCTATGCGCCGTCTATGCGATACAAAAAGACGAACCGGTCGTGTTATACGATGTAAGCGGCACATCGACATGCCTGCATCTTGCGGTGGATCGGCCTGTTGAATCGTATGCGGTCAATACGTATCCCTACCTCGAGCAGGGCAAATGGTTGGCCGAGGTAGGCTTAAATACGACGGGGATTGCGCTCTCTTGGCTTGCGAAGTTATTTGGTAAGACACTCGCCGAGCTGATGAACGAAGCGGATAAAATCGAACCCGGTGCGAACGGTTTGTTGTTCCTGCCCCATCTGGGCGGAGGAGAACGCGACGTGCCGACTCGGCCGGGCGGGTTCATCGGACTGCATCTCGGGCATACGCAAGGGGATATGGCGAGAGCGGTATTGGAAGGCGTGGCGCTCGCTCTCCGTCAGCGAATCGAGTTGCTGGAACGATCGGGCTCTGCCGTTCGCGAAGTCGTCGTTTGCGGCGGGGGAGCTAGAAGTGGGCTTTGGAATCAAATCAAAGCGGATGTATTCGGACTGCCGGTTTCAGCTGTGGACCCGCCGGATACGACCGTCTTGGGAGCGGCAATGACGGCTATGCGAATGCTAAATCTTGAGCCTAAAGCCGCTTCGTCGGACTTGATTTCTTATTTTCCGGATTTAAGGAACAAAGAAAGATACGAGGGAATTTACATGCGGTTCGATAGAATCGAGGAACAACTCAAATAG
- a CDS encoding sugar phosphate isomerase/epimerase family protein, giving the protein MNLGVFTEYISAATIEELAFNIGEMNLRSVVLSSYPGLDIDFDRPSKEHCHRIKTAFAQAGIEIAAVSGYSNLLHPDENARKTIHRRFVGSMRLCEGIGASMLCSETGTFHPKNEWEWSPDNVTEQAMEQLVESIRPLAVEAGKHGINLGFEPYVMNVVHSPRRADEFIRRLAMNNVKLVADPAGMLTASTLNTQATFLPDMFRYIAPHIGLVHVEDCRPDPEGHFQWLGAGEGEIDYPLFMELLIGSGYSGPLILEHLTEERIPESREFVRRQWIDATMRLGRSGYDD; this is encoded by the coding sequence ATGAATCTCGGCGTATTCACGGAATATATCTCCGCGGCAACGATAGAAGAGCTTGCGTTCAACATCGGAGAAATGAATTTGCGAAGCGTCGTTCTTAGTTCCTATCCGGGTTTGGACATAGACTTCGATCGGCCTTCGAAAGAACATTGCCATCGCATCAAGACGGCTTTCGCGCAAGCTGGGATTGAAATCGCTGCCGTTTCCGGGTACAGCAACCTGCTTCACCCGGACGAGAACGCCAGGAAGACGATTCATCGTCGATTTGTCGGAAGCATGCGGCTCTGCGAAGGAATAGGCGCTTCGATGCTTTGCTCGGAGACGGGCACTTTCCATCCGAAGAACGAGTGGGAATGGAGCCCGGATAACGTAACGGAGCAAGCGATGGAGCAATTGGTCGAATCGATCCGACCGCTCGCCGTCGAAGCGGGCAAGCATGGCATTAACCTCGGCTTCGAGCCATACGTGATGAACGTCGTTCATTCTCCGCGACGAGCGGACGAATTCATAAGACGGTTGGCGATGAATAACGTGAAGCTTGTTGCCGATCCGGCGGGCATGTTGACGGCGTCCACGTTAAATACACAGGCAACATTCTTACCGGACATGTTCCGGTATATCGCTCCTCATATCGGGCTCGTTCATGTCGAAGATTGCCGCCCGGACCCGGAAGGCCATTTTCAATGGCTGGGCGCCGGAGAAGGCGAGATCGACTACCCCTTGTTTATGGAGTTGTTGATAGGTAGCGGGTATAGCGGTCCCCTTATTTTGGAGCATTTGACGGAGGAACGTATTCCCGAATCGAGGGAGTTCGTAAGGCGGCAATGGATCGACGCAACAATGCGCTTAGGAAGGAGCGGCTACGATGATTAG